GCGTCCAACCTGGCGTTGACCATGTCCAGCAGACTGCGCACCAAGAACGATTATGTAGGTGCTTTGAAGGCCAAGATAGACCACGAGCTGTGCATAGAATGCGGAAAATGCGAGGAGGTGTGCATATTCGGGGCCATCTCGGATTTCCAGATCAAAGAGATCCACTGCGAGGGATGCGGTGCCTGTCAGGTGGTATGTCCGGAAGGTGCGGTTAAGCTGGTCCGGCAGAAATCCGGCGAGATATTCGTCATGGACACTGACCGCGGGCCCATGGTCTATGCCGAACTACAGCCGGGAGAGTCCAACAGCGGCAAGCTGGTCACCGAGGTCAGGCACCTGGCGGAGGACATCGCTGAGTCGGACGGGATAGACACCGTGCTCATCGACGGGCCGCCGGGAACAGGTTGCCCGGCCATCGCCAGCATCACCGGGGTGGACTTGATATTGGCCATAACCGAACCCAGTCAATCGGGTGAGCATGATCTGATGCGCCTGATCGATCTTGCCAAACATTTCAACATCCCGGTGTGCGTGGCGGTCAACAAATGGGACCTGCACCCCGGAATGACCGAGTGCATTGAGGAGAGCTGTCGCCGCAACGGCGTGATGGTGGTGGGACGTGTTTCCTACGACCCTTCAGTACTGAAGGCGATCAAGGCCATGAAGCCGTTGCCGTCTCTCTTCCCGAACTCACTGGCCTCGTTAGAGTTCCATAAAATTTGGCAGGAAGTGAGCAAGCATGCCGTGGACCGTGGTGGTAGCGGCATACTGATGAAATTGGAATAAAAATAGGATCGAAGAGGGGGGTCAGAGACCCCTCTTCTTTGTAAAATCTTTTAGGACCTCGCCCACCATACCGGAAATTCCAGTGACCGCTTCCAGTTTGGTCTCGGCCAGCATGGCAGAGGCGTGCGGACCTATCCTTCCTGTGATGACCACATCGACACCTTTGTCGACCAGCATCTGCATGGCCTTGGTCCCGGCACCGCTGGACGCTTCGGCCGCAGTGTTCTGCAGGGACTCGATGTTCCCAGTGGCGGTGTCCAATATCACGAAGTATGGGCAGCGTCCCAGCCTGTCGTCCATCATGGATTCCGGACCCTGGCCGGCGGAGGTGACCGCGACCTTCATTGGGGATCAGGCTCCAGCTCTTGCATCCTACCCTTCAGGACCTTGAGCCTTCTCTCCAATAGTTCCGCCTCCATCTCCATGCTCCTCCGTACATCGGCCAGGGCCGGTTCTACATAAGCGTAGGTGGGAGCGACCGGCATTCCAGCGCCCCATCCCATGCCTCTGCCGCCCATGCGGCCGCCCGCTCTACAGGGACCTCTGCCCCTACCCATTTGCCCAGACCCATAAGGGCCGGTTCCATCTAAATATGGCATGATCAAATCTCCTTTGGCCGGTCTATCACCGACCATCATTATGTGCATAGACACGATATTATAAGTAATTTAGGTTAACCTAATCAATTGTTTCGATATCACTGTTCCCGGTGTCCTGACGGACCAGGAGTGGACGGCCCTCCACCAGCATGGCCGACAATTTGCGCCGCCCGCTGTCTACGCACCTCCATACCGTTCCCCGGGAAACTCCCATGGAAAGAGCTGCCTCCTCCTGGCTTTGCCCGAGATAATCCACCAAACGCAAGGCTTCGACCTCATCGTGCCCGATCAAAATTGGCACCCTGGCCTCACCCTCTTTGGGAAAGAAGCTATCGAAATCGATGATGCTCAATATGTTACGGGGTTTCATTGGTCGACCAGGTCCGCCCCCTCTCCGGCAGCATTGATTTCTTGGCATATGAACGTAAACGATGTTCGATTAAAAATAAATAATGTTGCGTGGCTTGTACCGTTGAACTACATGACCGATGCCAATGAAAAATATCAGAGATTGGTCGATCTCATACGGGGAATGGGCAAGGTCGCCGTTGCCTTCTCCGGGGGCGTTGACAGCACCCTGTTACTAAAGGCCGCCCTGGATTCCGGAGCGGATGTGACCACTTTCATGGCCATTGGGGACACGTTCTCTCTCAAGGTACAGAATAACGCATTGGAACTCGCGGAGAAGATGGGGGTCGAAGTGGTCCTGATCAAGACCGATCTTGTGAACGACGAATGTTTCAAACGTAACTGGGATGACCGTTGCTATATCTGCAAGAGCACCATCTTTCGAATGATCAAGAAGGCGAGCCAGGACGAAGAGATCACCCACATACTCGATGGGAGCCAGATGGATGATCTTAAAGAGGTGCGTCCTGGACGGGCGGCACTAATGGAGCTGAACGTCCGATCACCGCTGGTCGAAGTGAAATTGAACAAGGAGGATGTGCGTTCTCTCCTGAAACAGATGGAACTTCCCAATTGGAACGCCACGAGCAATACCTGTCTGGCCACCCGCATTCCTTACGATGTGCGTATCACCGAGGAGCAGTTAAAAAGGGTGAACAAGGCCGAAGCCTTGCTTGCCCCCTTTGATTTCAAACAGCTTCGCGTCCGGGACCACGGTTACTGGGCTCGCATCGAGGTGGCCCCGGAAGAGATACCTAGACTGTTCTCTGAAAGGGGAAAGGTGGTGGAGCTGTTACGCCCCTTGGGCTATCGACGGTTATCCATGGACATGGAAGGTTACGATCACTGAGAGGAGGCGGTGAACTGCACCTCGCTCACCAGCGCCGTCGGCGTTAGCGTAGGCGTCCCCACCTCCCACCATTTGATCCATTTCCGCTCTTTGCTCAGACCTTTCACCCTCTGAAGCATTTTGAGCACGTTGTCGCTGATGCGCAGCTCCTTCAAGGACGACACTACCTGACCGTCCTCGATCAGGAACATGGCGTCCCTGGGAATGGCGGAAAAATCCCCGGTGGCGTAGTTTTGATACCTCAGATACCAATCATTGGTGACGTATATCCCCCGATCGATCTGCGATATCAACTTCTCCGCGGAGACGTTGCCTGGACCTACCTGCAGGCAGAACGGCGCCGGAGCGATGAGACCGGCGTTAGCGGTGCTCTGGGTGCCGAACTTTTCCGCCGTGGCGCTGTTATGCAGGAAGGTCTTGAGCACCCCTTTTTCCAGTATGGCCTTTCGGCGGGTCGGTAACCCTTCGGCGTCGAACGGCGAAGCCCCATACGCATGCGGATCGGTGGCGTCCTCGATAAGTTCCATATTCTCGCTGGCCACCTGCATACCGATCTTACCGGTGAGAAAGGACATGCCAGCGTCCACATAGAAGGCGGAGGCGAATCGTCCTACCTGGCTGATGATGTCGGCAAAGACCATCGGTCCCAGGACCGCGTCCATTTTTCCAGGGGAGCCCTTCACCGGGTCCTTGGCCGCCTTGGCCAGCTCCCCCGCCTCCCGCCCCGCCTCGGCCGGGCCGAACCCGGCCTCGTCGGCTGATACTGACAATGAGTGGCCTGAAGCCAGACCATCCCCGAAAGCACGTATGGAGAGCTCCAAAGACGGCCGATACGCCAGACCACGAACATCGCCGCTGGTTGCCAGATGAGCGATGCTGTTCCTAGCGACCAGAGAACCGGCGGTGCGTAGGGCACCGGCCTTCCTCGCCGCGGCGATGGCCTCCTGGGCCCAGTGGACCGCCTGATCGGGACCGTTCGGCACCGTGGCCTTCTTCAACAGCTCAGGGTCATAATCGAACGGACCATGAGGCAGGGGTGCGTACAGGCTGGACTCAGGAGTGTTGGACGCCATTGCCACTGCTTCACGGCAGGCCTTCTCCAAACCTCGAACGCCGAGGTCCAATACATTGATGCCAGCCTTCCTCCGACCCATGCAAACGAAGATGTTGGCCGACACCTCGTCCAGAGAATTGACCACGGTCACCTGGTCATTGGAGAAGCGCACCATGCTCTCTTCATTGTTCGTCACGGAGACCACCACGTCGTTGGCTCCCAGCCGGCGGCAGATGCTCAGAGCGCTCTCGCAGACCTCCTGCGGTTTCACGACGATCCCTCCATGGTTATTCCTCGCAGACGGAGGTGCGGTCCACCGGTACCCACCGGTATCCCCTGCATGGGGTCGCCCTTGCCGCAATAGGCCGAGGAGAACTCCAGTTCATCGCCTACGGCGTCCACTGCCTTCCAGAGACCTGGCGTGGTTATTTCCAGAACAGGATTGCGGACCAGTGAGGTCAGTTCACCGTCCTTTATGCTGTAGGCTTCCAACCCCACGTACTTCTGGTTGTATCTGCGGTCGTCGATGTTCCATTCCATGAAGTTCTTGAGATAGATACCGGAGCGAACGTCCTCGAGCATTTCCTCCAGCGAATGGTCGCCCGGTTCCACGAAGGTGTTGGCCATGCGAACGATGGGCTCCCTATCGTAGGCCACTGATCGAGAGGAACCGTTGCTGGTCACCCCGAACTCGGCGGCCGTCTCCCGGTCGTGCAGAAACTCGTTGATGACGCCCCCTTTGATCAGATAGCGTCGCCTGGCCTTGACACCTTCCTCGTCGTAAAGATAGTATCCGAAGGAGTGGGGGATGGTAGGATCGTCCACGACGTTCACCAGGTCACTTCCCACCTTCAATCCCAGAGAGTCCTTCGAAAGATAGGTCTCCCCGGCCTGGGCCGCCTCTCTTCCGAGTATGCGGTCCCCCTCACCAGGGTGGCCGCTGGACTCGTGGCTCACCAGTCCTACGACCTCGGGACCGAGGATGACATCCATCTTGCCCCCCTTGAGGGGCTTGGCATCCCGCAGTATCTTTGACAGGGTCTTGGTCTCACGTCCGAAGACCGATGGCAGGTCCCACCGCTCCACTCCCTCCCATCCGGCAGACTCGCCGCGGGAGATGATGCGCTGCATCGTCCCCTTTTCAGAGTGCAGCGCCGTCAAAAAGACATGCATGGAAACGCGGGGCACGACGCTGTGCACTCGACCTCCGTCAGAATTGAGGATGGTCCGCTCCGTGGTCAACGCGTCCAGGCTGATGTATCGACCAGGTAGCTTAATGCCTGAGCGCTCGGCGGCCTCCAGTGCCGAGGAATCGGCATCCTTGAGAAGCTCCAATCTCGACTCCCAGGGAACGTTCTCAAAAGAAACGCGTGGTTTGAGCATATGGTCCGCCACGACCATTTCAGCCGGGGACATGATTATCGGGGTCCTTCTGGCGGAAGCGGCGGCAAAGGCGCCCTTCACAACCTTACTGACCAGGGAGTCGAGGGACCTCTTTCCCAGGACATTTGTCGCCCCGAAGCTCAAAGCCCCGTTCACCAGTACTCGGACCGATATGCCGCGCTGCGTATCCACCGACGTGGCCTCGGGCGTTCCGCTCTTCATCAGGATCGATTCATTACGATCGGATTGATATCTAGCCTCAGCATAGGATGCGCCATGAGACCTGGCCCGTTGCACCGCCCTCTCCAGAAGGTCTTCCATCAGATCACTCGAGCAGGTAATCGCTCAGGACTTAGATATAACCGCCCGGGTCAAAATAAATAATAAGGTGGTTCGACCTAGTTTCTACCATGCGGATCTCGGTTACAATCCTGCAGTACGACCACGGGATCGTCAGACAAGTACTGGATGTAGTAGGTGAACTGGTACGTACGCACCGAGCGCCACAACATATCCCCGAACTCCAGGAAGCCGTGGCCTTTCTGGAGCAGTTCCTGGACCGTTTCCATCATGCCAAGGAAGAGCTCTTCCTCTTCCCGGCGGCGGCCCGTGAGTGCCCCAAGATCGCCGAGACCTTGGAACATCTTAAGAAGGATCATGCCGAGGCACGTGAAATGATCAAGACCACCCTGAAAGTGATCAAGGCCGATGACGTCGAAACCATGGAGGAGGAGATACGAAAGCTGGTCGACCTCATGACCGTGCACATAGCCGAGGAGGAGAACCAGGTCTTTCCGATAATCGAGAACGAACTGCAGCTGGAGACGGACGCCAACATACACGCGCAATACGAGAAGTTCACGGACAAGGAGTTCGG
The sequence above is a segment of the Methanomassiliicoccales archaeon genome. Coding sequences within it:
- a CDS encoding TldD/PmbA family protein, with the protein product MKPQEVCESALSICRRLGANDVVVSVTNNEESMVRFSNDQVTVVNSLDEVSANIFVCMGRRKAGINVLDLGVRGLEKACREAVAMASNTPESSLYAPLPHGPFDYDPELLKKATVPNGPDQAVHWAQEAIAAARKAGALRTAGSLVARNSIAHLATSGDVRGLAYRPSLELSIRAFGDGLASGHSLSVSADEAGFGPAEAGREAGELAKAAKDPVKGSPGKMDAVLGPMVFADIISQVGRFASAFYVDAGMSFLTGKIGMQVASENMELIEDATDPHAYGASPFDAEGLPTRRKAILEKGVLKTFLHNSATAEKFGTQSTANAGLIAPAPFCLQVGPGNVSAEKLISQIDRGIYVTNDWYLRYQNYATGDFSAIPRDAMFLIEDGQVVSSLKELRISDNVLKMLQRVKGLSKERKWIKWWEVGTPTLTPTALVSEVQFTASSQ
- a CDS encoding DUF5320 domain-containing protein, whose translation is MHIMMVGDRPAKGDLIMPYLDGTGPYGSGQMGRGRGPCRAGGRMGGRGMGWGAGMPVAPTYAYVEPALADVRRSMEMEAELLERRLKVLKGRMQELEPDPQ
- a CDS encoding TldD/PmbA family protein, with product MEDLLERAVQRARSHGASYAEARYQSDRNESILMKSGTPEATSVDTQRGISVRVLVNGALSFGATNVLGKRSLDSLVSKVVKGAFAAASARRTPIIMSPAEMVVADHMLKPRVSFENVPWESRLELLKDADSSALEAAERSGIKLPGRYISLDALTTERTILNSDGGRVHSVVPRVSMHVFLTALHSEKGTMQRIISRGESAGWEGVERWDLPSVFGRETKTLSKILRDAKPLKGGKMDVILGPEVVGLVSHESSGHPGEGDRILGREAAQAGETYLSKDSLGLKVGSDLVNVVDDPTIPHSFGYYLYDEEGVKARRRYLIKGGVINEFLHDRETAAEFGVTSNGSSRSVAYDREPIVRMANTFVEPGDHSLEEMLEDVRSGIYLKNFMEWNIDDRRYNQKYVGLEAYSIKDGELTSLVRNPVLEITTPGLWKAVDAVGDELEFSSAYCGKGDPMQGIPVGTGGPHLRLRGITMEGSS
- the larE gene encoding ATP-dependent sacrificial sulfur transferase LarE, which produces MTDANEKYQRLVDLIRGMGKVAVAFSGGVDSTLLLKAALDSGADVTTFMAIGDTFSLKVQNNALELAEKMGVEVVLIKTDLVNDECFKRNWDDRCYICKSTIFRMIKKASQDEEITHILDGSQMDDLKEVRPGRAALMELNVRSPLVEVKLNKEDVRSLLKQMELPNWNATSNTCLATRIPYDVRITEEQLKRVNKAEALLAPFDFKQLRVRDHGYWARIEVAPEEIPRLFSERGKVVELLRPLGYRRLSMDMEGYDH
- a CDS encoding NifB/NifX family molybdenum-iron cluster-binding protein, which gives rise to MKVAVTSAGQGPESMMDDRLGRCPYFVILDTATGNIESLQNTAAEASSGAGTKAMQMLVDKGVDVVITGRIGPHASAMLAETKLEAVTGISGMVGEVLKDFTKKRGL
- a CDS encoding hemerythrin domain-containing protein, with translation MRISVTILQYDHGIVRQVLDVVGELVRTHRAPQHIPELQEAVAFLEQFLDRFHHAKEELFLFPAAARECPKIAETLEHLKKDHAEAREMIKTTLKVIKADDVETMEEEIRKLVDLMTVHIAEEENQVFPIIENELQLETDANIHAQYEKFTDKEFGKGYYQAAEEFASDIQERLLGPGHFKGIA
- a CDS encoding ATP-binding protein; protein product: MIKIAVMSGKGGTGKTTAVASMAWYSQGLVLADCDVDASNLALTMSSRLRTKNDYVGALKAKIDHELCIECGKCEEVCIFGAISDFQIKEIHCEGCGACQVVCPEGAVKLVRQKSGEIFVMDTDRGPMVYAELQPGESNSGKLVTEVRHLAEDIAESDGIDTVLIDGPPGTGCPAIASITGVDLILAITEPSQSGEHDLMRLIDLAKHFNIPVCVAVNKWDLHPGMTECIEESCRRNGVMVVGRVSYDPSVLKAIKAMKPLPSLFPNSLASLEFHKIWQEVSKHAVDRGGSGILMKLE
- a CDS encoding DUF134 domain-containing protein, with product MPRNQCCRRGGGPGRPMKPRNILSIIDFDSFFPKEGEARVPILIGHDEVEALRLVDYLGQSQEEAALSMGVSRGTVWRCVDSGRRKLSAMLVEGRPLLVRQDTGNSDIETID